In Herpetosiphonaceae bacterium, the DNA window TCACCACCCTGCTGTTCCTGGCGATCTTTACCGTCGCGCTGGGCGGCAGCGGGCGAACGATCATGGGCGTCCATTTCGCCGATTTCCTCGCGCCTGGCCTCATCGTCATGGCAATGATCCAGAACGCCTTCGCCAATGCCAGCTTCTCGCTGCTGGTCGGCAAGATCCAGGGCAATATCGTCGATTATCTGATGCCGCCGCTGTCGACCGGCGAGCTGATCGCCGGGCTGGTCGGCGCCGCCGTCACCCGCGCCTTCCTAGTCGGCGTGGCGGTGTGGCTCGCGATGCTGCTGTGGCCCGGCGTGTCGGTCGCGGTGCGCCGCCCCGAGCTGGTTTTGTGGTTCGCGCTGATGGGTTCGTTGCTGCTGTCGTTCCTCGGCGTGCTCACGTCGATCTGGGCGGAGAAGTTCGACCATGCCGCGGCGGTCACCAATTTCGTGGTCACGCCCTTATCGCTGCTGTCGGGCACCTTTTATTCGG includes these proteins:
- a CDS encoding ABC transporter permease, with the protein product TTLLFLAIFTVALGGSGRTIMGVHFADFLAPGLIVMAMIQNAFANASFSLLVGKIQGNIVDYLMPPLSTGELIAGLVGAAVTRAFLVGVAVWLAMLLWPGVSVAVRRPELVLWFALMGSLLLSFLGVLTSIWAEKFDHAAAVTNFVVTPLSLLSGTFYSVHQLSPTWQAVSHANPFFYVISGFRAGFLGVSDSPLWVGAIALLALNILLWIACYALLKSGWKIKA